The sequence below is a genomic window from Oncorhynchus nerka isolate Pitt River linkage group LG7, Oner_Uvic_2.0, whole genome shotgun sequence.
aaaacatttgtgccgtctggtttgcttaatataaggaatttgaacttttacttttgatatttaaggatatttttgcaattacatttacttttgatacttaagtatagttaaaaccaaatacttttagacttttactcaagtagtattttactgggtgactttcacttttacaatggacatttctcccaaactCAGCTTTCGTGTGTTATGTTTGTCTTTATTTGTTTGTAGAATATTCGTGCTCAGACTTCTGTCATCAAGAAAGATTTTGGCCTTACCACGATAGCGGGGGAACTGATGGAGAATGTAAAGAAGAACCGTTACAGAGACATTTTACCATGTAAGCACCACAATAGAGGCTTAAAAACGGTTGTTTTTTACTCTAATTGAAAATGAGATTCTTGCTTAATATTAAACTTATCTGAACAAAAACTCATGTATTTTTATATAGATGACCAGACCCGTGTGCCCCTGACTCTACTGACAAATGAGAATGATTTGGACTATATCAACGCCAGCTTCATTAAGGTACAGTATTGCTCCCATTTAGTCAACAGTCCTATTTTGTGTCATCATTCAGCTCAATCTGAAAGAGTCACTGAACACATTGATTGGCACCTGTGTTTTTCTGTTGCTTATTAGAAAAATTAGATTTCAGTCTTAGAGGTGTGTTTCTTGACAGATTCCGCATTTGGATAATGATGTTTGTCCcaatgagacactgtagacaggGAAGCCTATTTTTTTCCATCAAAATCCACAGAATGATTCAAGATTAATCAGTAATTAATTTGTTCACCCATATGTTTGTGGGCAAATGGACATCGTCAAATCACAACCCAACCTTAATTCACCTGTTGTGACACACAGATGTTCCAAACTCCATTTTAGaccagactgactttatgaccaaaatgatcctatttacactttgtagtacattttgacactagaatCACTGTTTTTGACTCATATCGATGTCACATAGGCCATTTTCAAAGGGATTTGTTGTTTTTAAAAAGCAGTTGCTCTTTAACTGATTGCTTTATTTAATCTCTCCTCTAGGGTGCAACAAAGACCAAAACATACATAGCGACCCAAGGGCCTCTGAGACACACTTTGGTGGACTTCTGGCGAATGATTTGGCAGTATGATGTAAAGGTATGGAAGATAATTTTCAGCTTTATATACATGTAGTGCAGCTTGTACAGTAGCTCTGTTTCCATATAATTTACTCTATTACTAAATATATAGGAAAAAATGACACTAAAAGATGAATAATGGGAGAATTGTCTCCATATCTTATGGTTGCCAtattttctctccctgttttaggtcataATCATGGCTTGCAGAGAAATTGAAATGGGAAAAGTAAATGCCCTTTTAGTCACCTCTTGTTGAAAAAGGCACAGTGGGAGTGTAAACATATTAGTGTACTGTAAGATTTATGAACTGTATGATTTTGATGCTTGTGTCCACATTTTATTCAATGTCTTTTTGTAGAAAAAGTGTGAGTGCTACTGGACTACTTTCAAAGAAACAACCCATTTTGGTCCCTTTATTGTGTCAAATGTAAGTGTTTGTCAGTATATCTTCATTATATTGTATGTAAatcactattgtagctggaaacggcagattttttatggaatatctacataggtgtacagaggcccattatcagcaaccatcactcctgtgttccaatggcacgttgtgttggcTTTTtaagtttattattttaaaaggctaattaatcattagaaaacccttttgcaattatgttagcaaagctgaaaactgttgtactgattaaagaagcaatacaactggccttctttagactcgttgagtatctggagcatcaccatttgtgggttcgattacaggctcaaaatggctagaaacaaataactttcttctgaaactcatcagtctattattGTTCTCAAAAATGAAAGCTATtctattagagtgtctagtttgagaaacagatgcctcacaagtcctcaactggcagcttcattaaatagtaccggcaaaacaccagtctcaccgtcaacagtgaagaggtgactccgggatgctggcctcagttgtgcaccggggcctcccactcctctttctattctggttagagccagtttgcgctgttctgtgaaggaaatagtacacagcgttgtacgagatcttcagtttcttggcaatttctcgcatggaatagccttcatttctcagaacaagaatagactgacaagtttcagaagaaagttatttgtttctggccattttgagcctgtaaatgAACCCACAAATGGTAACACTCCGGGTACTCAAcgtgtctaaagaaggccagttttattgcttctataATAAGCACATGTCAAGTGTCAGTTGTGCAGAGATGaggacggagtcaggcgcaggacacagaactgagtaaaataACGTACTTTACTCAGAAAAAATAAACAGCCAATAAATCCACTCAGGGATAACAAACCCTAACACAAAAGACGAACACAAAACCaggaacaatcacgcacaaaacataATGAGAActagagggttaaatagggaaataataaTAACGTAATGGGAACCAGACATAACAAATAACAAATCAAGACATAACAAATGGAAACAGAAACGTGGATCGGgggcagctagaaagccggtgacgatgaccgccgaacaaggagaggcaccaacttcggcagaagtcgtgacagcacaacagttttcagctgtgctaacataattgcaaaaaggttttctaattatcaattcaccttttaaaatgataaacgtggattagctaacacaacgtgtcattggaacacaggagtgatggttgctgataacgggcctctgtacgcctatgtagatattccataaaaatactgctgtttccaactacaatagtaatttgtgacattaacaatgtctacactgtatttctgatcaatttgatgttattttaatggacaaaaaagtgacttttctttcaaaaacaaggacattttggCCTCCCGGATGGCGCactggttaagggcgctgtactgcagcgccagctgtgccaccagagactctgggttcgtttggccggtagggaaatccttgtctcatcgcgcaccagcgactcctgtggtgggccgggcacagtgcgcgctaaccaaggttgccaggtgcacggtgtttcctctgacacattggtgcggctggcttctgggttggatggtgttgtgttaagaagcagtgcggagtggttgggttgtgtatcggaggacacatgactttcaaccttcgtctctcccaagcccgtacgggagttgtagcgatgagacaagatagtagcaactaaaacaattggataccacgaaattggggaggaaaaggggtaaaaaaaaaacattgacatttgtttttttaaacaatgacatttctaagtgaccccaaacttttgaacggtagtgtatgtgcaCAGTTGTATTACTATTGATGAAATATGGTGTCTCTAGACAGACGGGTTGCCTCCCACACCAATGTTCCAGTGTGCACATAGTGCTGTTGCCCTATAGTCTTCTGAAACTATTCATGAAGAGTTCCATTTTTACCTAACAGCCTGCAGAGATGATTTGTCATTTCCTGTGAactaaggggcggcagggtagcctagtggttagagcgttggactagtaaccgcaagttcaaatccctgagctgacaaggtacaaatctgtcattctgcccctgaacaggcagttaacccactgttcctaggccgtcattggaaataagaatttgttctttaactgacttgcctagttaaataaaggttaaaaaagtgTACTCTATTTTGTTATTTCATGGCACTGCACATTGACCCATATGTTGTTGTCTGCATGGAACACAGGGATCTGTTTCAGGAAAGACTAGAAAATGTTTAGTGAAATGTCTTTTCAGTTTCAGGAATCCAGCCCAAATGAGGAAGTAGTTTTCCGCGCTCTGACAGTGAGATATCATGAGGTAAGTGTCCAACTATGAAAAAGGGGAAAATTGTTTTATTTCTGTGCAGCACTAGTTACACAATTCTTCAAAATGGTTGAATTTAATCAGTATTTTCCAACAACCGTTATTCACTTTGGATAATCTCACATTGTTTGTAAATTTCCAGGAAGTTGAATGAGGGAGCCAGTGAAGTAATCTGCCCGACCAAGCAAATTAGCAGTATTTGCTGATAGAGTGAAACTGAGAAAAATGACTTCAAAGTTGTTTTATTGTTACTATGTTTTATTGTTACTATGAGGTTATTTTTTATTAATATTGACCCTGACCCCTGACATGACCTTTGACCCTAGACGGCAGTTACTGCTTTCTTGCTTGGTACACCcactggaatatatatatatatttatttttttacacaaaCTTGTGTTAATATATTTATTTGTACGTGGTTGTCAGTGTCATATAGTTTGTATCAGTAAAGAATAATAAATAATACCATGGTAAACCGTGGACACCAgtccaaagctcagtgaaaccaaggtaaaaggCAGTAACTGAATTGAGTGATGCCTTTTTCCAGTTACTGTAAACATAACCCCCCATTTTCtccataacacaacacaatgtaagCAGGATATTTGTCCACATGATAAAGCATATATTTAATGTATAAAAAATGTCAATAACTAATTTTTGACAATGTGCAGTTACCGTTCTTTTGCTTGGTAGGGTAGTAATGCAAACCATGTTTTGTGCTAGGAAACACGGAAAATCTCTCAATTCCAATACACAGCATGGCCTGATCATGACGTTCCATACACCGTTTATGGTATTTTAGGAATGATGGATATGGCTCGCAAAGACCAAGGAAACAACACTAGCCCTGTTCTCATCCACTGCAGGTTTGTTTGTCTCCTACTCTACAGTACATTTGATACAGCACAGCCCAAAATGCCAAGCTGTCATTACTGTCTGCCTGGTGAGCTTTTTGTGCTCTGAGATGTAATGATCATGCTCAGACAGATTATGATCCATATGCCCATTAAAATCCATCCATGCATATAATTTAATGTTGTTTATCACGAGGCCACATGTACTCCTTGTGCTCAATGCATTTTAATGACGCAATTTAAATGAAGTGAGAAATGTTAAATATTCAGGACCTCATGTGGTCCGTCGACTCATATGACTTATGTCCATGTTGTGGCCGTCTGTGGTTATGTTCTAGTGTTACCAGAGTGATAAATGAAGCAGGTATTTTTCTCTTCTATTTCCAGTGCTGGTTGCGGAAGAACAGGGGTGATTTGTGCCCTGGATTATGTTCACGATCTTCTTGTCACAAAGGTATTACTACTTATGTTCAGGACAGTACATTGATGGCATCATTTGTATGCTGCACCGATGAATAATAAAACAAGAACAATACAAACTGTAAAAACGATAAGTGAGTGTTTTGGTAAATCCATGTTTCCACACCAGCAAATTAAAGAAGATTTCAGTATCATGAAGATTGTAGTGGAACTAAGGAGTCAGAGGCCATCAGCAGTTCAGACAAAGGTATTTTATTATCAGACAGAATTTAATATCAGATCAAAATGATGTTTATTTACATCTATGTGTTATAGTACATACTGAAATAATATTTTTCCCATCTCTCCACTCAGGAACAGTATCGGTTTGTGTTTTCTGCCGTGGCTTACATGTTTGAGAAGGCTTTACGGTCAGCTGAGAACAACTCCCAGAATCTCACCAAGGTAAGACAGAAACTGCTACTTTTGTTCAACCATAGTATAATGTTTTTGTAATTGCTATTTCCAACCCCCAGGTGTTAGCCTTTCTACAACACAGTATTCAGCACATGTCATACTGGTATTCATGGTCAAGCAAGCTTTACTAAAGCAATGACATGAGAGGGCATGCAGTATTATtgtcagggttgggtaggttaatctaaatgtaatccattgcatttactagttacctgtctaaaATTATAATCAGTAATATattttttggattacccaaactcagtaatgtaatctgattgCTTTCAGTTACAtttggattactttccccttaagaggcattagaagaagacaaaaaggatcTATCAAACCCATTTGGTGTGTTattatagtggtctctgacttgtggtcagactcgctcaggtggaacaaatttaAACTTGCTTCTTTTGTCAATGCTTTTATCAATTGTTTCCCCccacaaacatcctttctgaatttaaaagtaatccagtAAGTAATTatatagtttttcaaaagtatctgtaatctgatgacAATATTTTTGCCGGTTACGTAACCGACTACAGTTACTGttttttgtaatcagattacatgtaatcagttactcccaAACCCTGATTATGGTAATTATTGGCATGTCTGTGATGCAGTCAGAAAGCTGCATGAGATCAAAGCTTATACAGTTTGAAAAT
It includes:
- the LOC115132178 gene encoding tyrosine-protein phosphatase non-receptor type 18-like, which gives rise to MEHLSRFVGQMSLADDSRAEGNISSEYINIRAQTSVIKKDFGLTTIAGELMENVKKNRYRDILPYDQTRVPLTLLTNENDLDYINASFIKGATKTKTYIATQGPLRHTLVDFWRMIWQYDVKVIIMACREIEMGKKKCECYWTTFKETTHFGPFIVSNFQESSPNEEVVFRALTVRYHEETRKISQFQYTAWPDHDVPYTVYGILGMMDMARKDQGNNTSPVLIHCSAGCGRTGVICALDYVHDLLVTKQIKEDFSIMKIVVELRSQRPSAVQTKEQYRFVFSAVAYMFEKALRSAENNSQNLTKSNQPLFDGVASVKTFFRYSNVQYRAPRPRQQKMNDVYAVVNKSQQLPPPASSTAPLAALHHYDNEKLGVPKCHVGALYSMVKPKSRCLPTKPPPAVSPIYDTAGLANHRLAEASAGEDQSGYELVAADHYSSTEDDYEYVSNPIKHMTNSCTPGSMEFNCRIKKPKGPRDPPAEWSRVER